A genomic segment from Nocardia cyriacigeorgica GUH-2 encodes:
- a CDS encoding alpha/beta hydrolase: MERVEVSFPSGGEQCAAWLYHPDGVPKPRPLVVMGHGLGANREMGLDRYARRFAAAGMGVLVFDYRHFGASDGAPRQLLHIARQREDWHAAIAYARTIRGFDATRIALWGTSFGGGHVLSVAPDDAYIAAVVAQVPFTSGWASAMAKGPTSLTKVATIAATDLLIGPIRRKPVPVRLAGRKRAAALMSAPDVPEGFGRLAEESESYQPKVAARVAFSALFDAPGRRAKALKMPVLYALCDNDSVAPVKPALRAAERTKHAIVKRYDAGHFDIYFDDLFEQAVHDQTEFLVSVLRP; this comes from the coding sequence ATGGAACGTGTCGAGGTCAGCTTCCCGTCGGGGGGAGAGCAGTGCGCCGCCTGGCTCTACCACCCGGATGGCGTGCCCAAACCCCGCCCGCTCGTGGTGATGGGACACGGCCTGGGGGCCAACAGGGAAATGGGTTTGGATCGGTACGCGCGCAGGTTCGCGGCCGCGGGGATGGGGGTGCTGGTCTTCGACTACCGCCACTTCGGTGCCAGTGATGGCGCACCGCGTCAGCTTCTGCACATCGCCCGTCAGCGCGAGGACTGGCATGCGGCGATCGCCTACGCGCGCACCATCCGTGGTTTCGACGCCACCCGGATCGCGTTGTGGGGCACTTCCTTCGGCGGCGGGCACGTGCTGTCGGTGGCACCGGACGACGCCTACATCGCCGCGGTGGTGGCGCAGGTGCCGTTCACCAGTGGCTGGGCCTCGGCCATGGCGAAGGGGCCGACCAGCCTCACCAAGGTGGCCACCATCGCCGCCACCGACCTGCTGATCGGCCCGATCCGGCGCAAGCCGGTGCCGGTGCGGCTGGCCGGTCGCAAACGCGCGGCGGCGCTGATGTCGGCGCCCGACGTGCCGGAGGGTTTCGGCAGGCTGGCCGAGGAAAGCGAGAGTTACCAGCCGAAAGTCGCCGCGCGCGTGGCATTCTCGGCGTTGTTCGACGCACCCGGGCGGCGGGCGAAGGCGCTGAAGATGCCGGTGCTGTACGCGCTATGCGACAACGATTCGGTAGCACCGGTCAAGCCCGCGCTGCGCGCCGCCGAACGCACCAAGCACGCCATCGTGAAGCGCTACGACGCAGGCCATTTCGACATCTACTTCGACGACCTGTTCGAGCAGGCCGTGCACGACCAGACCGAATTCCTGGTCTCGGTGCTGCGCCCCTGA
- the panB gene encoding 3-methyl-2-oxobutanoate hydroxymethyltransferase has protein sequence MSVSDSETPAYGAAAAEAKPRRKTRVHHLQQMKATGERWSMLTAYDYSTARLFEEAGIPVLLVGDSAANVVYGYDTTVPITVDELIPLVRGVVRGAPHALVVADLPFGTYESSPQQALATATRFLKEGQAHAVKLEGGERVAEQIALITAAGIPVMAHIGFTPQSVNTLGGFRVQGRGDGAEQLIADAIAVQEAGAFSVVMEMVPAELAGQVTRKLTIPTIGIGAGVDCDAQVLVWQDMAGYTSGKTAKFVKRFANTGDDLRAAAAAYADEVRKGTFPGPEHSF, from the coding sequence ATGTCCGTATCCGATTCGGAAACCCCCGCCTACGGCGCTGCCGCCGCCGAGGCCAAGCCCCGGCGCAAGACCCGCGTCCATCATCTGCAGCAGATGAAGGCGACGGGCGAGCGCTGGTCCATGCTCACCGCCTACGACTACTCCACGGCACGGCTGTTCGAGGAAGCCGGCATCCCGGTGCTGCTGGTCGGCGATTCGGCGGCCAATGTGGTCTACGGCTACGACACGACCGTGCCGATCACCGTCGACGAGCTCATTCCGCTGGTGCGCGGTGTGGTGCGCGGTGCGCCGCACGCGCTGGTGGTGGCCGACCTGCCGTTCGGCACCTACGAGTCCTCGCCGCAGCAGGCGCTGGCCACCGCGACCCGGTTCCTGAAAGAGGGCCAGGCGCATGCGGTGAAACTGGAGGGCGGTGAACGGGTGGCCGAGCAGATCGCGTTGATCACCGCCGCGGGCATCCCGGTGATGGCCCATATCGGTTTCACCCCGCAAAGTGTCAACACCCTCGGTGGGTTCCGGGTGCAGGGCCGCGGCGACGGCGCCGAGCAGCTCATCGCCGACGCCATCGCGGTCCAGGAAGCGGGCGCATTCTCGGTGGTGATGGAGATGGTCCCGGCCGAACTCGCCGGCCAGGTCACCCGCAAGCTCACCATCCCCACCATCGGCATCGGCGCCGGTGTCGACTGTGACGCCCAGGTGCTGGTCTGGCAGGACATGGCCGGCTACACCAGCGGCAAGACCGCCAAGTTCGTCAAGCGGTTCGCCAACACCGGCGACGATCTGCGCGCCGCCGCTGCCGCCTACGCCGACGAGGTCCGCAAGGGCACCTTTCCGGGGCCCGAGCACAGCTTCTGA
- a CDS encoding alpha/beta hydrolase, translating into MRSGRGVLVTVLAVTALAAGCAESKQEPAAAVPPPPDGLAEFYTQTPQWGSCADFTGPDESLPPATECTRITVPVDYADPDGATAQIALSRVKAEGKNRIGSLLLNPGGPGMSGLSTVTVGGGTPIAERFDRVGFDPRGVGASTPSVACLTPQEADAERAEPPVANTPEGIAAEEADNREYAQACVERTGKEFLAHVGTREVVQDMDIIRAVLGDAKLTYLGYSYGTRLGTAYAEKFPGNVRALVLDGAIDPTQDPVEESLRQAEGFQQAFDAYAADCVTRPDCPLGNDASTAVKRFRELVDPLWDKPAATTDARGLSYGDALTGVRQTLYSESFWRVLSLGLTELSQGRGDTLLQLADLYNGRNEDGTYNNLNDAFNAIRCVDDPRITDPAVAGKQDTEYRKAAPFMDDGRGTGAAPLELCASWPVPNTSQPHEISVQGLPTTVVVSTTGDPATPYQAGVDLAEQLGAALITYEGDSHTVVLNEGSPCVDNAVIAYLTELIEPQPGLRC; encoded by the coding sequence GTGCGGAGTGGGCGTGGTGTGCTGGTGACGGTGCTGGCGGTGACGGCGTTGGCGGCCGGTTGTGCGGAGTCGAAGCAGGAGCCCGCGGCCGCGGTGCCCCCACCTCCGGACGGTCTCGCCGAGTTCTACACCCAGACCCCGCAGTGGGGTAGCTGCGCCGATTTCACCGGCCCGGACGAGTCGCTGCCGCCGGCCACCGAATGCACCCGTATCACCGTCCCGGTCGATTACGCCGACCCCGATGGCGCCACCGCGCAGATCGCGTTGTCGCGGGTCAAGGCGGAGGGCAAGAACCGCATCGGCTCGCTGCTGCTCAATCCCGGCGGCCCGGGCATGTCGGGGCTGTCCACGGTGACGGTGGGCGGCGGCACTCCGATCGCCGAACGGTTCGATCGCGTCGGTTTCGATCCGCGTGGCGTCGGCGCCTCCACCCCGTCGGTGGCCTGCCTGACCCCGCAGGAAGCCGATGCCGAACGCGCCGAGCCACCGGTGGCCAACACCCCGGAGGGCATTGCCGCCGAGGAGGCCGACAACCGCGAATACGCGCAGGCCTGCGTCGAGCGCACGGGCAAGGAGTTCCTGGCCCATGTCGGCACCCGCGAGGTGGTGCAGGACATGGACATCATCCGGGCGGTGCTCGGCGATGCGAAGCTCACCTATCTGGGCTACTCCTACGGCACGCGACTCGGCACGGCGTACGCCGAGAAGTTCCCCGGCAACGTGCGCGCGCTCGTGCTCGACGGCGCCATCGACCCCACCCAGGACCCGGTCGAGGAATCGCTGCGCCAGGCCGAGGGCTTCCAGCAGGCCTTCGACGCCTACGCCGCCGACTGCGTCACCCGGCCCGACTGCCCGCTGGGTAACGACGCCTCCACCGCGGTGAAGCGGTTCCGGGAACTGGTCGATCCGCTCTGGGACAAGCCCGCCGCCACCACCGACGCCCGTGGCCTCAGCTACGGCGACGCGCTGACCGGTGTGCGGCAGACGCTCTACAGCGAAAGCTTCTGGCGCGTGTTGTCGCTGGGCCTGACCGAATTGAGCCAGGGCCGCGGCGACACGCTGCTGCAATTGGCCGACCTGTACAACGGGCGCAACGAGGACGGCACCTATAACAATTTGAACGACGCTTTCAACGCGATTCGCTGTGTCGACGATCCGCGCATCACCGATCCGGCGGTGGCAGGCAAGCAGGACACCGAGTACCGCAAGGCCGCCCCGTTCATGGACGACGGCCGCGGCACCGGCGCCGCCCCGCTCGAATTGTGCGCGAGCTGGCCGGTGCCCAACACCAGTCAGCCGCACGAAATTTCGGTCCAGGGCCTGCCGACCACGGTCGTCGTGTCCACCACCGGCGATCCGGCCACCCCGTATCAGGCGGGCGTCGACCTCGCCGAGCAGCTCGGCGCCGCGTTGATCACCTACGAAGGCGATAGTCATACGGTCGTGCTGAACGAGGGTTCGCCGTGCGTGGACAACGCGGTCATCGCCTACCTGACCGAGTTGATCGAGCCGCAGCCCGGGCTCAGGTGCTGA
- a CDS encoding TrmH family RNA methyltransferase, which translates to MSAARVRTRPELRRQRRQRAHGCWNHLIAAPLWPKHGVNLGTMLRTCDAVGACLAVPRRPWVPDALAQGNTLRHRSCVHWIDGRVDRWLDRQRAGGSAVIGVELTDESIRLADLPVARRRTVVVLGHESDGIPPEGLERIDLAVEIPMVGTGHSLNVAVAGSLVLYKLAGLC; encoded by the coding sequence ATGAGCGCCGCCCGGGTGCGCACCCGCCCGGAACTGCGTCGTCAACGCCGCCAACGCGCCCACGGCTGCTGGAACCATCTCATCGCCGCTCCCCTGTGGCCCAAACACGGCGTCAACCTCGGCACCATGCTGCGCACCTGCGACGCCGTCGGCGCCTGCCTGGCCGTCCCCCGCCGCCCCTGGGTCCCCGACGCCCTCGCCCAAGGCAACACCCTGCGCCACCGTTCCTGCGTGCACTGGATCGACGGCCGCGTCGACCGCTGGCTGGACCGCCAGCGCGCCGGCGGTTCGGCCGTGATCGGCGTCGAACTCACCGACGAATCCATCCGCCTCGCCGACCTCCCGGTAGCGCGCCGCCGCACCGTCGTAGTGCTGGGCCACGAATCCGACGGAATTCCACCCGAAGGACTGGAACGCATCGACCTCGCGGTTGAGATTCCGATGGTCGGCACCGGGCACAGCCTCAACGTGGCGGTAGCGGGATCGCTCGTGCTGTACAAACTAGCCGGGCTCTGCTGA
- the glnA gene encoding type I glutamate--ammonia ligase, whose translation MDRQKEFVLRTLEERDIRFVRLWFTDVLGYLKSVAIAPAELEGAFEEGIGFDGSAIEGFARISEADMVARPDPSTFQVLPWATSKGHQHSARMFCDITMPDGSPSWADPRHVLRRQLNKAGDVGFSCYVHPEIEFFLLKNTPDGSDPVPADNGGFFDQAVHDSAPNFRRHAIDALESMGISVEFSHHEGAPGQQEIDLRYADALSMADNVMTFRYLIKEVAIDEGVRATFMPKPFAQYPGSAMHTHMSLFEGEANAFHDPDDPINLSATARSFIAGILEHAPEISAISNQWVNSYKRLIHGGEAPTAASWGRSNRSALVRVPMYTPNKSSSRRVEIRSPDSACNPYLTFAVLLAAGLRGIEKGYTLPPEAEDDVWSLTAAERRAMGFRELPGTLDEALQAMERSELVAETLGEHVFDFFLRNKRREWADYRSQVTPFELKEYLGL comes from the coding sequence ATGGATCGCCAGAAGGAATTCGTGCTGCGGACGCTCGAAGAGCGGGATATCCGCTTCGTGCGGCTCTGGTTCACCGACGTCTTGGGCTATCTGAAGTCCGTGGCGATCGCCCCCGCCGAACTCGAAGGCGCCTTCGAGGAAGGCATCGGTTTCGACGGCTCGGCCATCGAGGGATTCGCCCGGATCTCCGAGGCCGATATGGTCGCCCGGCCCGACCCGTCGACCTTCCAGGTGCTGCCGTGGGCCACCAGCAAGGGTCACCAGCATTCCGCGCGCATGTTCTGCGACATCACCATGCCCGACGGCTCGCCGTCATGGGCCGATCCGCGGCACGTGCTGCGCCGTCAGCTGAACAAGGCCGGTGACGTCGGCTTCAGCTGCTACGTGCACCCGGAGATCGAGTTCTTCCTGCTCAAGAACACCCCCGACGGCTCGGATCCGGTGCCCGCCGACAACGGCGGGTTCTTCGACCAGGCCGTGCACGATTCCGCCCCCAACTTCCGCCGCCACGCCATCGACGCGCTGGAGTCGATGGGCATCTCGGTGGAGTTCAGCCATCACGAGGGCGCGCCCGGTCAGCAGGAGATCGACCTGCGCTACGCCGACGCGCTGTCCATGGCCGACAACGTGATGACCTTCCGCTACCTGATCAAGGAAGTGGCCATCGACGAGGGCGTGCGCGCCACTTTCATGCCCAAGCCGTTCGCCCAGTACCCGGGTTCGGCCATGCACACCCACATGAGCCTGTTCGAGGGTGAGGCGAACGCCTTCCACGATCCCGACGATCCGATCAACCTCTCCGCCACCGCGCGGTCGTTCATCGCGGGCATCCTCGAACACGCCCCGGAGATCAGCGCGATCTCCAACCAGTGGGTCAACTCCTACAAACGTCTCATCCATGGCGGGGAGGCGCCCACCGCGGCGTCGTGGGGCCGGTCCAACCGGTCGGCGCTGGTCCGGGTGCCGATGTACACGCCGAACAAGTCCTCCTCACGCCGTGTCGAGATCCGCAGCCCTGATTCGGCCTGCAACCCGTACCTGACCTTCGCGGTGCTGCTGGCCGCGGGCCTGCGCGGCATCGAGAAGGGCTACACGTTGCCGCCGGAGGCCGAGGACGACGTCTGGTCGCTGACCGCCGCAGAACGCCGCGCGATGGGCTTCCGGGAGCTGCCCGGCACGCTCGACGAGGCGTTGCAGGCGATGGAGCGCTCGGAACTGGTCGCCGAAACCCTCGGTGAGCACGTGTTCGACTTCTTCCTGCGCAACAAGCGCCGGGAATGGGCCGACTACCGCAGCCAGGTGACGCCGTTCGAACTCAAGGAGTACCTGGGGCTGTGA
- a CDS encoding CHAD domain-containing protein encodes MTVTAADALIAALSEDIDRLLAAEPDVRDDAWDSVHQMRVATRRLRSVLRSYRRLFKRTPAADMVAELAWLAGLLGVARDAEVRAERFTALLGSELTADADPDVLVAVTDRLVGAERGRYAAAHAEVLRALDSERYRKLREQLSRWRTAPPLRKGRLDGPADEVFRAVLQRDRARLDRMVRAETTVDPAGRIELLHDIRKGAKRLRYCCEAATATLGEEAAELGSQAKRLQTVLGDHRDAVESHEAILTRAAEARAAGEDTALYSALADAEDRAAGEHLAKYPATAASLLPA; translated from the coding sequence ATGACGGTCACCGCCGCCGACGCGCTCATCGCGGCCCTGAGCGAGGATATCGACCGGCTGCTGGCCGCCGAACCGGATGTGCGGGACGACGCCTGGGATTCGGTGCATCAGATGCGCGTCGCCACCCGCCGGTTGCGCAGTGTGCTGCGGTCGTATCGCCGGTTGTTCAAGCGCACGCCCGCGGCGGACATGGTGGCCGAGCTGGCCTGGCTGGCGGGGCTGCTCGGGGTGGCCCGCGATGCGGAGGTGCGGGCCGAGCGGTTCACGGCGCTGCTGGGGTCGGAGTTGACGGCGGATGCCGACCCGGATGTGCTCGTGGCCGTCACCGATCGGCTGGTCGGCGCCGAACGCGGCCGGTACGCCGCAGCACACGCGGAGGTACTGCGCGCACTCGACAGCGAGCGGTATCGGAAACTGCGGGAACAGCTTTCGCGCTGGCGAACAGCTCCCCCACTGCGCAAGGGCCGTCTCGACGGGCCGGCCGACGAGGTGTTCCGCGCGGTTTTGCAGCGCGACCGGGCACGCCTCGATCGTATGGTCCGCGCGGAAACTACCGTCGACCCCGCGGGCCGGATCGAGCTGCTGCACGATATCCGCAAGGGCGCCAAGCGTTTACGCTACTGCTGCGAAGCCGCCACCGCGACCCTCGGCGAGGAGGCGGCCGAACTCGGCAGTCAGGCCAAGCGGCTGCAAACCGTGCTCGGCGATCATCGCGACGCGGTGGAATCGCATGAAGCGATCCTTACTCGCGCCGCCGAAGCCCGGGCCGCGGGCGAAGACACCGCGTTGTATTCGGCGCTGGCGGACGCCGAGGATCGGGCCGCCGGTGAGCATTTGGCGAAATACCCGGCCACCGCGGCTTCGCTGCTGCCGGCTTAG
- the pip gene encoding prolyl aminopeptidase, whose product MRTLYPPIEPHQRGMLDVGAGQSVYWEVSGNPEGKPAVFLHGGPGGGTAPFHRQFFDPEQYRIVLFDQRGCGRSTPHIADGADLSVNTTDHLIADIEQLREALGIEQWLVFGGSWGSTLALAYAQRYPQRVTELVLRGIFLLRRKEIDWYYNGAAGYVYPDEWEKFLAPVPEAERDGDLVEAYHRLLHSPDEEIATAAAVAWSTWEGATSSLLPQPDRVAETGEPRFALAFARIENHYFRHGGFLDEGQLLRDIDKIAGIPAVIVQGRHDIVCPAVSAWELHRAWPGSVLHIVDDAGHAANEPGITHHLVEATDGFAKGR is encoded by the coding sequence ATGCGCACGCTGTACCCGCCGATCGAGCCACACCAGCGCGGCATGCTCGATGTGGGTGCGGGCCAGTCGGTGTACTGGGAGGTCAGCGGCAATCCCGAGGGTAAGCCGGCAGTGTTCCTGCACGGTGGCCCCGGCGGCGGGACCGCGCCGTTTCATCGGCAGTTCTTCGATCCGGAGCAGTATCGGATCGTGCTGTTCGATCAGCGTGGGTGCGGTCGCTCCACACCGCATATTGCCGACGGCGCGGATCTGTCGGTGAACACGACCGACCATCTGATCGCCGATATCGAGCAGCTGCGCGAAGCGCTCGGTATCGAGCAGTGGCTGGTGTTCGGCGGATCGTGGGGTTCCACGCTGGCGCTGGCGTATGCGCAGCGGTATCCGCAGCGTGTCACCGAGTTGGTGTTGCGCGGGATCTTCCTGTTGCGGCGCAAGGAAATCGACTGGTACTACAACGGCGCCGCCGGCTACGTCTACCCGGACGAATGGGAGAAGTTCCTCGCCCCGGTGCCCGAAGCCGAACGCGACGGCGACCTGGTCGAGGCCTACCACCGGCTGCTGCACTCTCCCGATGAGGAGATCGCCACCGCCGCGGCCGTCGCTTGGTCCACCTGGGAGGGTGCGACGAGTTCACTGCTGCCGCAACCGGATCGGGTCGCCGAAACCGGTGAACCACGCTTCGCGCTCGCCTTCGCTCGCATCGAGAATCACTATTTCCGGCACGGCGGATTCCTCGACGAGGGACAGTTGTTGCGCGATATCGACAAGATCGCCGGCATTCCCGCGGTGATCGTGCAGGGCCGCCACGATATCGTCTGCCCGGCCGTCAGCGCGTGGGAGCTGCATCGGGCCTGGCCGGGTTCGGTGCTGCACATCGTCGACGATGCCGGGCACGCGGCCAACGAGCCCGGGATCACTCACCATCTCGTCGAAGCCACCGACGGGTTCGCGAAAGGACGCTAG
- a CDS encoding RNB domain-containing ribonuclease, protein MELHQRIVSAPVDFGAIRSEFGLTSAYPAEATAEARDAVDAFAGDRADRTDIPFVTIDPPGAMDLDQALHLERTGTGFLLHYAIADLGAVVIPDSALAAEAGARGQTFYLPDTTVPLHPPVLSENAASLVPDQTRPAALWTIELDQNAEPLRYSVERALVRSRARLDYAGVQADADAGRLHPSIAALPEFGTRRIAAGLERGAIELRLPAQSVIRDEGADGHWRLVLEPRTAADDWNEQVSLLAGMCAARIMLDGADSSGERIGLLRTMPPPPDSAIASIRRTAAALGIDWPADQPVGRMLAALDANSPATLVLMSEATGLLRGAAYTVLDGTDPAADSLRHSAIGAPYAHVTAPLRRLVDRFTTEICLAHCAGTPVPQWVRDGLTATAETMKRSDGVANKVERACIDLTEATLLSQRIGAEFDAVVVREGNGNRPAEIFIADPPLVGPCEGAPSEGSTVRVRLESADPVTRKVLFTHLR, encoded by the coding sequence GTGGAACTCCACCAGCGGATCGTCTCGGCGCCGGTCGATTTCGGCGCCATTCGATCCGAATTCGGACTGACCTCGGCGTATCCGGCCGAGGCCACCGCGGAAGCCCGCGACGCGGTCGACGCGTTCGCGGGCGACCGCGCCGATCGCACCGACATCCCGTTCGTCACCATCGACCCGCCGGGCGCGATGGATCTCGACCAGGCGCTGCATCTGGAACGCACCGGCACCGGCTTCCTGCTGCACTACGCCATCGCGGACCTCGGCGCCGTCGTCATCCCGGACAGCGCGCTCGCCGCCGAAGCCGGCGCCCGCGGCCAGACCTTCTACCTGCCCGACACCACCGTGCCGTTGCATCCGCCGGTGCTGTCGGAGAACGCGGCCAGTCTGGTGCCGGATCAGACCCGTCCGGCCGCGCTGTGGACCATCGAACTCGATCAGAATGCCGAGCCGCTGCGCTACTCGGTCGAGCGCGCGCTGGTGCGCTCCCGGGCCCGGCTCGACTACGCCGGTGTCCAGGCCGACGCCGACGCCGGCCGTCTGCATCCTTCGATCGCGGCCCTGCCCGAATTCGGCACCCGGCGCATCGCGGCCGGTCTGGAACGTGGCGCGATCGAACTGCGGCTGCCCGCGCAGAGCGTGATCCGCGACGAGGGCGCCGACGGCCACTGGCGCCTGGTGCTGGAACCGCGCACCGCTGCCGACGACTGGAACGAGCAGGTCTCGCTGCTGGCCGGCATGTGCGCGGCCCGCATCATGCTCGACGGCGCCGACAGCTCCGGCGAACGCATCGGCCTGCTGCGCACCATGCCGCCACCGCCCGATTCGGCCATCGCCTCGATCCGCCGCACCGCCGCCGCCCTGGGTATCGACTGGCCCGCCGATCAGCCGGTCGGCCGGATGCTGGCCGCGCTCGACGCCAACTCCCCGGCCACGCTGGTGTTGATGTCGGAGGCCACCGGCCTGCTGCGCGGCGCCGCCTACACCGTGCTCGACGGCACCGATCCGGCCGCGGACAGCTTGCGCCACAGCGCCATCGGCGCACCATACGCGCACGTCACCGCGCCGCTGCGGCGGCTGGTCGACCGCTTCACCACCGAGATCTGCCTGGCCCACTGCGCGGGCACACCGGTCCCGCAATGGGTGCGCGACGGCTTGACCGCCACCGCCGAGACCATGAAACGCAGCGATGGCGTGGCCAACAAGGTCGAACGCGCCTGCATCGACCTGACCGAGGCCACGCTGCTGTCTCAGCGCATCGGCGCCGAATTCGACGCCGTCGTCGTGCGCGAAGGCAATGGCAACCGGCCCGCCGAGATCTTCATCGCGGACCCGCCGCTGGTGGGGCCGTGCGAGGGTGCGCCGTCGGAAGGTTCGACGGTGCGGGTGCGCCTGGAATCAGCGGACCCGGTGACGCGGAAGGTGTTGTTCACCCACCTGCGTTGA